Proteins co-encoded in one Ruegeria pomeroyi DSS-3 genomic window:
- a CDS encoding DUF6525 family protein has translation MHRFDSLPPELRCWLRKAALCWSVRSAERVWAKALARHGGDIEAALHRLDEIERRLLEKDAPRQWGHGYPGP, from the coding sequence ATGCACCGCTTCGACAGCTTGCCCCCCGAGCTGCGCTGCTGGTTGCGCAAGGCTGCGCTTTGCTGGTCGGTCCGATCGGCCGAGCGGGTCTGGGCCAAAGCATTGGCCCGTCATGGCGGCGACATCGAAGCTGCCCTGCACCGCCTGGACGAGATCGAGCGGCGCCTGCTGGAAAAGGACGCCCCGCGCCAGTGGGGGCATGGCTATCCTGGTCCGTGA
- a CDS encoding 4Fe-4S dicluster domain-containing protein encodes MARTNPHRPFVPDPEQAALAPGVSGNDINGLGETAFRRPRMVYWAPDPDDIPHGSLQRYFYRQSAKEPDFASRRAARQAVLDAPLPLLADTVVIRDPADWTAALTQFVDSGLCDLTGVAEMNPDWVFEGHEIPQSRVIMIGVAHDYNVIATAPKPSAGLEVMTQYTRAAQAAKTIAGWLRQQGWQAEPLTGPMTGALAMIPPALACGFGELGKHGSIINPDLGASFRLSAVLSDAPFAPTPAQDHGIDGFCQNCHICQDACPPEALFAQKQTVRGARKWYVDFDKCLPFFNQTHGCAICIAECPWSRPGIGPNLAAKLARKRNRDATG; translated from the coding sequence ATGGCTCGCACCAATCCACATCGCCCCTTCGTGCCCGATCCCGAACAGGCAGCCCTTGCGCCCGGGGTCAGCGGCAATGACATCAACGGGCTGGGCGAAACAGCGTTTCGCCGCCCGCGCATGGTCTATTGGGCGCCCGATCCGGACGACATCCCGCATGGATCCCTGCAACGCTATTTCTACCGGCAATCTGCGAAAGAACCTGACTTTGCCAGCAGACGCGCTGCCCGCCAGGCGGTACTGGACGCACCCCTGCCTTTACTGGCCGACACCGTCGTCATTCGCGACCCCGCGGACTGGACTGCCGCGCTGACCCAATTCGTGGACAGCGGCTTATGCGATCTGACCGGGGTCGCCGAAATGAACCCCGACTGGGTCTTCGAAGGCCACGAGATTCCTCAATCCCGCGTCATCATGATCGGCGTGGCCCATGACTACAACGTCATCGCCACCGCGCCCAAGCCAAGCGCCGGGCTTGAGGTGATGACCCAATACACCCGCGCCGCCCAGGCCGCCAAGACCATCGCCGGATGGCTGCGCCAGCAGGGTTGGCAGGCCGAGCCTTTGACCGGCCCGATGACCGGCGCATTGGCGATGATCCCGCCGGCGCTGGCCTGCGGCTTTGGCGAGCTGGGCAAGCACGGGTCCATCATCAACCCGGACCTTGGTGCCTCGTTTCGCCTGTCGGCGGTGCTGAGCGATGCGCCTTTTGCCCCGACGCCGGCGCAGGATCACGGCATCGACGGTTTCTGCCAGAACTGCCACATCTGTCAGGACGCCTGCCCGCCCGAGGCGCTGTTTGCTCAAAAGCAGACCGTGCGCGGCGCCCGCAAGTGGTATGTCGATTTTGACAAATGCCTGCCCTTCTTCAACCAGACCCACGGCTGCGCCATCTGCATCGCCGAATGCCCCTGGTCCCGCCCCGGCATCGGCCCGAACCTGGCCGCCAAACTGGCCCGCAAACGCAACAGGGACGCGACCGGCTGA
- the ubiB gene encoding 2-polyprenylphenol 6-hydroxylase, whose amino-acid sequence MRGPHNIIRLIRTGATLERNGAMAAVLDAFDAPRPLRILARALGKPFQWLGFKGDPSLPPATRALMAMGPAYIKFGQVLSTRPDVVGQDLADQLRVLQDQLPPFPRAVAMREVEKELGRPLPEMFSEFSEPIAAASIAQVHRARLADSGEDVAVKVLRPGIERAFRKDVDAFYFAARIVDLFAPGARRLRPMEVIEHFDGVVRGELDLRLESAAASEFADNTKEDAGFRLPPVRWSLSARRVMTLGWADGVPLGDNAALDAAGHNRRDLGERVLRLFLLHALRDGFFHADMHQGNLKVAADGDIIAYDFGIMGHIDEYTRRVYAEILFGFIRRDYKRVAEVHFEAGYVPATQDVDEFARALRAVGEPIFGMDATHISMGRLLSYLFEVTERFGMETRTELILLQRTMVVVEGVARSLDPHINIWQVARPVVEDYIKQSIGPRAVLADLGKTALVVARFGPRLPDLVERALVAQSQPGLVEKPGRSAAFWPALGGALIGGGVVLLASLFI is encoded by the coding sequence ATGCGCGGCCCCCACAATATCATCCGCCTGATCCGCACGGGCGCCACGCTGGAGCGCAACGGCGCCATGGCTGCGGTGCTGGATGCGTTTGACGCGCCGCGCCCGCTGCGCATTCTGGCCCGCGCGCTGGGCAAGCCGTTCCAGTGGCTGGGTTTCAAGGGCGACCCCAGCCTGCCGCCCGCCACCCGCGCGCTGATGGCGATGGGACCGGCCTATATCAAGTTCGGTCAGGTGCTTTCGACCCGGCCCGACGTTGTGGGCCAGGATCTGGCCGACCAGCTGCGCGTGTTGCAGGACCAGCTGCCACCCTTTCCCCGCGCCGTTGCCATGCGCGAGGTGGAAAAGGAGCTGGGCCGCCCGCTGCCCGAGATGTTCAGCGAGTTCAGCGAGCCGATCGCCGCCGCCTCGATCGCCCAGGTACACCGGGCGCGTCTGGCCGACAGCGGCGAAGATGTGGCGGTCAAGGTGCTGCGCCCCGGCATCGAGCGTGCCTTTCGCAAGGATGTGGACGCGTTCTATTTCGCCGCCCGCATCGTCGACCTGTTTGCCCCCGGTGCCCGCCGCCTGCGTCCGATGGAGGTGATCGAGCATTTCGACGGCGTGGTGCGCGGCGAGCTTGACCTGCGGCTGGAAAGTGCGGCCGCTTCGGAATTCGCCGACAATACCAAGGAGGATGCCGGGTTCCGCCTGCCGCCGGTGCGCTGGTCGCTGTCGGCGCGGCGGGTAATGACGCTGGGCTGGGCCGATGGCGTGCCGCTGGGCGACAATGCCGCGCTGGACGCTGCCGGGCACAACCGGCGCGATCTGGGCGAACGGGTGCTGCGCCTGTTCCTGCTGCACGCGCTGCGCGATGGCTTTTTCCATGCCGACATGCATCAGGGCAACCTGAAGGTCGCCGCCGATGGCGATATCATCGCCTATGACTTCGGCATCATGGGCCATATCGACGAATATACCCGCCGGGTCTATGCCGAGATTCTCTTCGGCTTCATCCGCCGCGATTACAAGCGCGTGGCCGAGGTACATTTCGAGGCCGGTTACGTGCCCGCCACCCAGGATGTCGACGAGTTTGCCCGCGCCCTGCGTGCCGTCGGTGAGCCGATCTTTGGCATGGATGCGACCCATATCTCGATGGGCCGGCTGCTGAGCTATCTGTTCGAGGTCACCGAACGCTTTGGCATGGAGACCCGGACCGAGCTGATCCTGCTGCAACGCACCATGGTGGTGGTCGAGGGCGTGGCCCGCTCGCTTGATCCACATATCAACATCTGGCAGGTCGCCCGCCCGGTGGTCGAGGATTATATCAAGCAGTCCATCGGCCCGCGCGCGGTGCTGGCCGATCTGGGCAAGACGGCGCTGGTGGTGGCCCGCTTCGGCCCGCGGCTGCCCGATCTGGTCGAACGGGCGCTGGTGGCGCAGTCGCAACCGGGTCTGGTCGAGAAACCGGGCCGCAGCGCGGCGTTCTGGCCCGCCCTGGGTGGCGCGCTGATCGGTGGCGGTGTGGTTCTGCTGGCGAGCCTTTTCATCTGA
- a CDS encoding helix-turn-helix domain-containing protein: MTENSDDILNRLPARLKEARRAQGLSLEAVANLSGVSRSMVSQIERGESSPTIATLWNLTRALQVDFAGLLEAAEAADRIDTLRASEVPSIDNMGQGCRIRILSPPEDAGGHEVYDISFKPGGTLNSQPHARGTREQLTVLDGAVRVTSGAAAQDLGPGDTARYAADIPHKISASGDGPARVFLIVKTA, from the coding sequence ATGACGGAAAACTCCGACGATATCCTGAACCGCCTGCCCGCCCGCCTGAAAGAGGCGCGCCGCGCGCAGGGCCTCTCGCTCGAGGCGGTGGCCAATCTCAGCGGCGTCTCACGCTCCATGGTCAGCCAGATCGAACGAGGTGAAAGCAGCCCAACCATCGCCACGCTGTGGAACCTGACGCGCGCGCTTCAGGTCGATTTCGCGGGCCTGCTCGAGGCCGCCGAGGCCGCCGACCGTATCGACACCTTGCGCGCCTCCGAGGTGCCCAGCATCGACAATATGGGCCAGGGTTGCCGCATCCGCATCCTGTCCCCGCCCGAAGACGCGGGTGGGCACGAGGTCTATGACATCAGCTTCAAACCGGGCGGCACGCTGAACAGCCAACCCCATGCGCGTGGCACCCGAGAACAGCTGACCGTGCTTGACGGTGCGGTACGTGTGACATCGGGCGCCGCCGCGCAGGACCTGGGGCCGGGCGATACCGCGCGCTATGCCGCCGACATTCCACACAAGATCTCTGCCTCCGGCGACGGACCGGCGCGGGTGTTCCTGATCGTCAAGACCGCCTGA
- a CDS encoding AAA family ATPase — protein sequence MSEPADLIGEIDALGIKLQEARASITRRFIGQERVVDLTLTALLCGGHALLIGLPGLGKTRLVETLSTVMGLHGNRIQFTPDLMPADILGSEVLDTAEDGSRRFRFIPGPIFCQLLMADEINRASPRTQSALLQAMQEKTVTVAGENRPLGTPFHVLATQNPIEQEGTYPLPEAQLDRFLVQIDVDYPDRATEREILLATTGVEEAEAHQVMSQADLLGAQVLLRRMPVGESVVEMILDLVRAFRPDEPGVSDRVRDTVAWGPGPRAAQALMLTVRARALLQGRLAPSPEDVLDMARPVLSHRMALNFAARARGDTLAGLIDETAASLTRTEAAA from the coding sequence ATGTCCGAACCTGCCGACCTGATCGGGGAAATCGACGCGCTTGGCATCAAGCTGCAAGAAGCGCGGGCCTCGATCACCCGCCGGTTCATTGGCCAGGAGCGGGTGGTGGACCTGACCCTGACCGCGCTTTTGTGCGGTGGGCATGCTCTGCTGATCGGCCTGCCGGGCCTGGGAAAGACCCGATTGGTCGAAACATTGTCGACTGTCATGGGCCTGCATGGCAACCGCATCCAGTTCACGCCCGACCTGATGCCCGCCGATATTCTCGGCTCCGAAGTGCTGGACACCGCCGAGGATGGCAGCCGCCGGTTCCGCTTCATTCCCGGCCCTATCTTCTGCCAGCTTCTGATGGCGGACGAAATCAACCGCGCCAGCCCCCGCACCCAGTCGGCGCTATTGCAGGCGATGCAGGAAAAGACGGTCACCGTGGCGGGCGAGAACCGCCCGCTGGGCACCCCGTTTCACGTGCTGGCGACCCAGAACCCGATCGAGCAGGAGGGCACCTATCCCCTGCCCGAGGCCCAGCTGGACCGGTTCCTGGTGCAGATCGACGTCGATTATCCCGACCGCGCGACCGAACGCGAGATTCTGCTTGCCACCACCGGTGTCGAAGAGGCCGAGGCGCATCAGGTGATGAGCCAGGCCGATCTGCTGGGCGCACAGGTGCTGCTGCGACGGATGCCGGTCGGCGAGTCGGTGGTCGAGATGATCCTCGATCTGGTGCGCGCCTTCCGTCCGGACGAGCCGGGGGTCAGCGACCGTGTGCGCGACACCGTGGCCTGGGGTCCCGGTCCGCGCGCGGCGCAGGCGCTGATGCTGACGGTGCGGGCGCGGGCGCTGCTGCAAGGGCGGCTTGCCCCTAGCCCCGAGGATGTTCTGGACATGGCCCGCCCGGTTCTCAGCCATAGGATGGCGCTGAACTTTGCCGCCCGGGCGCGCGGTGACACCCTGGCCGGCCTGATCGACGAGACCGCCGCCAGCCTGACCCGGACCGAGGCCGCCGCGTGA
- a CDS encoding DUF58 domain-containing protein has protein sequence MSAAPALRHRAETAAAPLPPLLARAEYLAGTVLLGDHGRRRAGLGDDFWQYRPAQPGDSRRMIDHRRSARGDLQYVREREWQIAQSVMLWVDQGASMRFSSDKRLEAKADRARLLALAVAILLVRGGERVGLTGTTLPPRRGNAQVHRLAEAWSRDAEADYAPPEHRAMIPHARALFVSDFLGDLKEVELALSKAADRGVRGVLMQVLDPAEESFPYRGRTLFESVGGTLRHETLKAGELRERYLVRLAERRDALMALTRATGWQLGLHHTGDSAQSALLWLWRALDGRVR, from the coding sequence GTGAGCGCTGCCCCCGCCCTCAGGCATCGCGCCGAGACCGCCGCCGCCCCGCTGCCGCCGCTGCTGGCGCGGGCCGAGTATCTGGCGGGCACCGTGCTGTTGGGCGATCACGGGCGCCGCCGCGCCGGGCTGGGCGATGATTTCTGGCAATACCGCCCGGCCCAGCCGGGCGACAGCCGCCGCATGATCGACCACCGCCGATCGGCCCGGGGCGACCTGCAATATGTGCGCGAGCGCGAATGGCAGATCGCGCAATCGGTGATGCTCTGGGTCGATCAGGGCGCCTCGATGCGTTTCAGTTCGGACAAGCGGCTGGAGGCCAAGGCCGACCGCGCCCGCCTGCTGGCGCTGGCGGTGGCAATCCTGCTGGTCCGGGGCGGCGAGCGGGTCGGCCTGACTGGCACCACCCTGCCGCCACGCCGCGGCAATGCCCAGGTGCACCGTCTGGCCGAGGCCTGGTCACGCGATGCCGAGGCCGACTATGCCCCGCCCGAGCACCGGGCCATGATCCCGCACGCCCGCGCCCTGTTTGTTTCCGACTTTCTGGGTGATCTCAAAGAGGTCGAGCTGGCCCTGTCCAAGGCCGCCGACCGGGGGGTGCGCGGGGTGTTGATGCAGGTGCTCGACCCCGCCGAGGAAAGCTTTCCCTATCGCGGGCGTACCCTGTTCGAAAGCGTCGGCGGCACGCTGCGCCATGAAACCCTCAAGGCCGGAGAGCTGCGCGAGCGGTACCTGGTTCGGCTGGCCGAGCGCCGCGACGCGTTGATGGCGCTGACCCGAGCGACCGGCTGGCAACTGGGCCTGCACCACACCGGCGACAGCGCGCAATCGGCACTGTTGTGGCTGTGGCGCGCCCTGGATGGGAGAGTGCGATGA
- the rpsT gene encoding 30S ribosomal protein S20 gives MANSPQAAKRARQNEKRFAINKARRSRIRTFLRKVEEAIASGDKDAATAALRAAQPELMRGVSKGVFHKNTASRKMSRLSSRVKALG, from the coding sequence ATGGCAAATTCGCCCCAGGCAGCAAAGCGCGCCCGCCAGAACGAAAAGCGTTTCGCAATCAACAAAGCCCGCCGTTCGCGGATCCGCACCTTCCTGCGCAAAGTCGAAGAGGCCATCGCCTCGGGCGACAAGGACGCGGCAACCGCAGCTCTGCGCGCGGCGCAACCCGAACTGATGCGTGGCGTCAGCAAGGGCGTGTTCCACAAGAACACCGCATCCCGGAAAATGTCCCGCCTGTCGTCGCGCGTCAAAGCGCTGGGCTAA
- a CDS encoding enoyl-CoA hydratase — MAFETIIVEVEDHVALIRLNRPDALNALNTQLLGELCTALEEADGNDKVRCIVITGSDKAFAAGADIREMSQKTYVEVYSENLFAAANDRVSAIRKPIIAAVAGYALGGGCELAMLCDFIIAADTAKFGQPEINLGVIAGIGGTQRLTRLVGKSKSMDLNLTGRFMDAEEAERAGLVSRVVPAKKLVEEALSAAQKIAEKSMISAYAVKEAVNRSYETTLSEGLLFERRVFHSMFATEDQKEGMAAFLEKRAAQFRDK, encoded by the coding sequence ATGGCCTTTGAGACGATCATCGTCGAAGTTGAAGACCACGTAGCCCTGATCAGGCTGAACCGTCCCGATGCGCTCAATGCGCTCAACACCCAGTTGCTGGGCGAGTTGTGTACCGCGCTGGAAGAGGCCGACGGCAATGACAAGGTGCGCTGCATCGTCATCACCGGCAGCGACAAGGCATTTGCCGCCGGGGCCGATATCCGCGAGATGTCCCAAAAGACCTATGTCGAGGTGTATAGCGAGAACCTGTTCGCGGCCGCCAACGACCGTGTCAGCGCCATCCGCAAGCCGATCATCGCCGCAGTGGCGGGCTATGCGCTGGGCGGTGGCTGTGAACTGGCGATGCTGTGCGATTTCATCATCGCGGCGGACACCGCAAAGTTCGGCCAGCCCGAGATCAACCTGGGCGTGATCGCCGGTATCGGCGGCACCCAGCGTCTGACCCGGCTGGTGGGCAAGTCCAAGTCGATGGACCTGAACCTGACCGGGCGGTTCATGGATGCCGAAGAGGCCGAGCGCGCCGGGCTGGTCAGCCGCGTGGTTCCGGCCAAGAAGCTGGTCGAAGAGGCGCTGAGCGCAGCCCAGAAGATCGCCGAGAAATCGATGATCTCGGCCTATGCGGTCAAGGAGGCGGTCAACCGCTCTTACGAGACCACGCTGAGCGAGGGGCTGCTGTTCGAGCGCCGGGTGTTCCATTCGATGTTCGCCACCGAAGATCAGAAGGAAGGCATGGCCGCTTTCCTCGAGAAGCGGGCGGCACAGTTCCGCGACAAGTGA
- the ubiE gene encoding bifunctional demethylmenaquinone methyltransferase/2-methoxy-6-polyprenyl-1,4-benzoquinol methylase UbiE, which yields MSDRSDKTTHFGFETVPEHEKAGRVQGVFGSVASKYDVMNDVMSMGIHRVWKDAMMDWLAPRPGQRLLDVAGGTGDISFRFLKRAGHGHATVLDLTEPMLVEGRKRAEAERMADSLDWVVGDAMALPFEDNTFDVYTISFGIRNVTRPQEALNEAYRVLRPGGRLMVLEFSQLPNDGLQKLYDLYSFNVIPRMGQLIANDSASYQYLVESIRNFPNQETFLGMVQAAGFGNAKYRNLSMGIAALHSGWKI from the coding sequence ATGTCCGACAGATCCGACAAGACCACCCATTTCGGCTTTGAAACCGTGCCCGAGCATGAAAAGGCGGGCCGGGTGCAGGGCGTGTTCGGGTCGGTCGCCTCGAAATACGATGTCATGAACGATGTGATGTCGATGGGCATCCACCGGGTCTGGAAAGACGCGATGATGGATTGGCTGGCGCCGCGCCCGGGCCAGCGCCTGCTGGATGTGGCGGGGGGGACCGGCGATATCTCGTTCCGGTTCCTGAAACGCGCGGGCCATGGCCATGCCACCGTTCTGGACCTGACCGAGCCGATGCTGGTCGAAGGCCGCAAGCGGGCCGAGGCCGAGCGTATGGCCGACAGTCTCGACTGGGTGGTGGGCGACGCCATGGCGCTGCCGTTCGAGGATAACACGTTCGACGTCTACACAATCTCTTTCGGCATCCGGAACGTGACCCGCCCGCAAGAGGCCCTGAACGAAGCCTACCGCGTGCTGCGCCCCGGTGGCCGCCTGATGGTGCTCGAGTTCAGCCAATTGCCTAATGACGGGCTGCAAAAGCTCTATGATCTTTACAGTTTCAACGTGATCCCGCGCATGGGCCAGCTGATCGCCAATGACAGCGCCAGCTATCAGTATCTGGTGGAATCGATCCGCAACTTCCCCAATCAGGAAACGTTCCTGGGCATGGTCCAGGCGGCGGGCTTTGGCAATGCCAAATACCGCAACCTGAGCATGGGCATCGCCGCGCTGCATTCCGGCTGGAAGATCTGA
- the mutM gene encoding bifunctional DNA-formamidopyrimidine glycosylase/DNA-(apurinic or apyrimidinic site) lyase: MPELPEVETVRRGLAPAMEGAVIARAEVNRPDLRWPFPDRMAERLTGQRVERLRRRSKYILADLSGGETLLIHLGMSGRMTVSGDPLGQFVHDHPAAQKHDHVVFHMDNGARITFNDPRRFGAMDLMATATADEHKLLMVLGPEPLGNDFHEDYLVAALKGRNTPVKSALLDQGIVAGLGNIYVCEALFRAGVSPRRKAGQIAAARVSALVPIIRQVLSEAIEAGGSSLKDFRQADGELGYFQHSFDVYGREGEPCRRAGCDGTVQRITQSGRSSFYCAQCQR, from the coding sequence ATGCCTGAATTGCCCGAGGTCGAGACCGTGCGGCGCGGATTGGCCCCCGCGATGGAGGGGGCGGTGATCGCGCGGGCCGAAGTCAATCGGCCCGACCTGCGCTGGCCTTTCCCCGATCGCATGGCCGAGCGGCTGACAGGCCAGCGGGTCGAACGGCTGCGGCGGCGGTCGAAATACATCCTGGCCGATCTGTCGGGGGGCGAGACGCTGTTGATCCATCTGGGCATGTCGGGGCGGATGACCGTGTCGGGTGACCCGCTGGGGCAGTTCGTGCATGACCACCCGGCGGCGCAGAAACATGACCATGTGGTGTTTCACATGGACAACGGCGCCCGCATCACCTTCAACGACCCGCGCCGGTTCGGTGCGATGGACCTGATGGCCACCGCAACCGCGGATGAACACAAGCTGTTGATGGTGCTGGGCCCCGAGCCGCTGGGCAACGATTTTCACGAGGATTACCTGGTTGCCGCCCTCAAGGGCCGCAACACGCCGGTGAAATCTGCGCTGCTGGATCAGGGAATCGTGGCGGGGCTGGGCAATATCTATGTCTGCGAGGCGCTGTTCCGGGCCGGGGTGTCGCCGCGTCGCAAGGCGGGACAGATCGCCGCCGCGCGGGTCTCTGCGCTGGTTCCGATCATTCGCCAGGTCCTGTCCGAGGCGATCGAGGCGGGTGGATCCTCGCTCAAGGATTTCCGCCAAGCCGATGGAGAACTTGGGTATTTTCAGCACAGCTTCGATGTCTACGGGCGCGAGGGGGAACCCTGCCGCCGCGCGGGCTGTGACGGCACGGTGCAGAGAATCACCCAGTCCGGACGCTCATCCTTCTATTGCGCGCAATGCCAAAGATAA
- a CDS encoding DUF1285 domain-containing protein: MSGQKPVKPSADGLLASARAIKSKGPAPVHLWNPPFNGDIDMRIARDGTWFYQGTPINRPAMVRLFSSILKREEDRFYLVTPVEKVGIRVDDAPFVAVDVEVAGQGRKQVLTFTTHVGDSAVAGEGNPIRMAQDPATGEPAPYVHVRAGLEALIDRKSFYRLMDLGEIEDGWFGLWSSGSFFPLMTVEELERG, from the coding sequence ATGAGCGGACAAAAGCCTGTGAAACCTTCGGCGGACGGCCTTCTTGCCTCGGCCCGGGCGATTAAATCCAAGGGGCCGGCGCCCGTGCATCTGTGGAACCCGCCTTTCAACGGGGATATCGACATGCGCATCGCGCGGGACGGGACGTGGTTCTATCAGGGCACGCCGATCAACCGGCCCGCGATGGTGCGGCTGTTCTCGTCGATCCTGAAACGTGAAGAGGACCGGTTCTATCTGGTCACCCCGGTCGAAAAGGTCGGGATTCGCGTCGATGACGCGCCATTTGTCGCCGTGGATGTCGAGGTTGCGGGCCAGGGGCGCAAGCAGGTGCTGACCTTTACCACCCATGTGGGCGACAGCGCGGTGGCGGGGGAGGGCAATCCGATCCGGATGGCACAGGACCCCGCAACCGGGGAACCCGCGCCCTATGTTCATGTCCGCGCGGGGCTTGAGGCGCTGATCGACCGCAAGAGCTTCTATCGGCTGATGGATCTGGGTGAGATCGAGGACGGCTGGTTCGGCCTGTGGTCTTCGGGCAGCTTCTTTCCCCTGATGACGGTCGAGGAGCTGGAGCGCGGCTGA
- a CDS encoding acetyl-CoA C-acyltransferase family protein, which yields MTDIVILDGARTAIGTFGGALASTAPIDLATVVTEAALERSGVEGGQIGHVVFGHVINTEPRDMYLSRVAAMQAGIPNGTPAMNVNRLCGSGAQAIVSAVQSLMLGDAEFAVAGGAESMSRSPFIMTQARWGAKMGDVKSLDMMLGALNCPFGTGHMGVTAENVADEHQISREQMDQFAMTSQERAAAAIAAGHFDGQITPVQVKVKRDMVDFKVDEHPKATSVEVLAGLKPVFKKDGRVTAGNASGINDGAAAMVLATADAAEKAGLKPKARILGYAHAGVRPEVMGIGPVPAVQNLLARTGLSIGDFDVIESNEAFAAQALAVNKELGLDAAKVNPNGGAIALGHPVGATGAIITLKTLYELERTGGSKGLITMCIGGGQGIAIAIELL from the coding sequence ATGACCGATATCGTGATTCTGGACGGTGCCCGCACCGCCATAGGCACTTTTGGCGGGGCGCTGGCCTCGACCGCGCCCATCGACCTGGCCACCGTGGTGACCGAGGCGGCGCTGGAACGTTCGGGCGTCGAAGGCGGCCAGATCGGCCATGTGGTGTTCGGCCATGTGATCAATACCGAACCCCGCGACATGTATCTGAGCCGCGTTGCCGCCATGCAGGCGGGCATCCCGAACGGCACCCCCGCGATGAACGTGAACCGCCTGTGCGGCTCGGGTGCGCAGGCCATCGTCTCGGCGGTGCAATCGCTGATGCTGGGGGATGCCGAATTCGCGGTGGCCGGTGGTGCCGAAAGCATGTCGCGCAGCCCGTTCATCATGACCCAGGCCCGCTGGGGCGCCAAGATGGGCGATGTCAAATCGCTCGACATGATGCTGGGCGCGTTGAATTGCCCGTTTGGCACCGGGCACATGGGTGTGACCGCCGAAAATGTCGCCGACGAGCACCAGATCAGCCGTGAACAGATGGACCAGTTCGCCATGACCTCGCAGGAACGCGCGGCGGCGGCCATCGCGGCGGGGCACTTCGACGGCCAGATCACGCCCGTACAGGTCAAGGTCAAGCGCGACATGGTCGATTTCAAGGTCGACGAGCACCCCAAGGCAACCTCGGTCGAGGTACTGGCCGGGCTGAAGCCGGTGTTCAAGAAGGATGGCCGGGTGACAGCAGGTAACGCCAGCGGCATCAACGATGGTGCGGCGGCGATGGTGCTGGCCACGGCGGATGCGGCCGAAAAGGCCGGGCTGAAGCCCAAGGCGCGCATTCTGGGTTATGCCCATGCCGGCGTGCGCCCCGAGGTGATGGGGATCGGCCCGGTTCCCGCGGTGCAGAATCTGTTGGCGCGTACCGGGCTGAGCATCGGCGATTTCGACGTGATCGAAAGCAACGAGGCCTTTGCCGCGCAGGCACTGGCGGTGAACAAGGAGCTGGGCCTGGATGCGGCCAAGGTGAATCCCAATGGCGGCGCGATTGCCCTTGGCCACCCGGTCGGCGCAACCGGTGCGATCATCACGCTGAAAACGCTTTATGAACTGGAGCGCACCGGCGGATCCAAGGGTCTGATCACCATGTGCATCGGTGGCGGACAGGGCATCGCCATCGCCATCGAGCTGCTCTGA